Proteins from one Anaerolineales bacterium genomic window:
- the mscL gene encoding large conductance mechanosensitive channel protein MscL produces the protein MIMLKEFKDFLMRGNVLDLAVAVIIGGAFGGIVTSLVNDILMPPIGLLFGKVDFSSLYINLSDTAYSSLADAQAAGAPTINYGTFINTIINFLIIALTIFLVIRTANRLQKPEETEAPSTKECPHCLSTIPLKATRCPHCTSQL, from the coding sequence ATAATTATGTTGAAGGAATTCAAGGATTTCTTGATGCGAGGAAATGTTCTCGATTTGGCCGTCGCTGTCATCATCGGAGGCGCGTTCGGCGGTATCGTGACTTCCCTCGTTAATGACATCCTCATGCCACCCATCGGACTGCTCTTCGGAAAGGTCGATTTCAGTTCGCTGTACATCAATCTGTCGGATACTGCCTATTCCAGCCTGGCTGACGCACAGGCAGCCGGAGCGCCGACGATCAACTACGGAACGTTCATCAATACCATCATCAACTTTCTGATCATCGCGTTGACCATCTTTCTGGTCATCCGAACGGCCAACCGTCTCCAGAAGCCGGAAGAAACGGAAGCACCTTCAACAAAAGAGTGTCCGCATTGTCTCTCTACGATTCCACTTAAAGCAACTCGTTGCCCGCATTGCACGTCTCAACTATAG
- a CDS encoding ABC transporter ATP-binding protein has protein sequence MNAIEISNLRRVFKTTVGIFRRKTKEVVAVDGISFNVPQGSLFGMLGPNGAGKTTTVKMLTTLLIPTSGTARVLGYDVVDQADAIRGRIGFIFGGERGLYWRLSGINNLRYFASLYHVDPKVSDERIPYLLDLVGLKDRGQERVEGYSRGMKQRLHIARTLLHDPEVLFLDEPTMGLDPVGARELRQVIRNLQAEKKTILLTTHYMFEADALCERIAVIDRGHIVALDTPKGLKDLVSDLSVIEIEVFGLPEKTLRRLRTLPFIDTVNVEERDQRQLLLAHSPIGSEAVPELLAAMDGVRVGKVVVREPTLEDAYVRLVGGA, from the coding sequence GTGAACGCCATCGAAATCAGCAATCTTCGCCGCGTGTTCAAAACCACGGTCGGCATTTTCCGCAGAAAAACCAAGGAGGTCGTCGCCGTAGACGGCATTTCCTTCAACGTGCCTCAAGGCAGCCTCTTCGGCATGCTTGGACCCAACGGCGCCGGAAAAACGACCACGGTAAAGATGCTGACCACGCTGCTCATTCCCACGTCGGGAACGGCCCGCGTGCTGGGCTACGACGTCGTCGACCAGGCGGACGCCATCCGCGGACGCATCGGTTTCATTTTCGGCGGCGAGCGCGGCCTGTATTGGCGCCTGTCGGGGATTAACAATCTGCGCTACTTCGCCAGCCTGTACCACGTCGATCCAAAGGTCAGCGATGAACGCATTCCCTATCTACTCGATCTCGTCGGGCTGAAAGACCGAGGCCAGGAACGCGTCGAAGGTTATTCTCGCGGCATGAAGCAGCGTTTGCACATCGCCCGCACCCTGCTCCACGATCCGGAAGTGCTCTTCCTGGACGAACCCACGATGGGGCTCGATCCCGTCGGCGCGCGTGAACTGCGTCAGGTCATCCGCAACCTGCAGGCCGAGAAGAAAACCATCCTGCTCACGACCCATTATATGTTCGAGGCGGATGCGTTGTGCGAGCGCATCGCGGTCATCGATCGTGGTCATATCGTCGCCCTGGACACGCCGAAGGGACTCAAGGATCTGGTGAGCGATCTTTCCGTGATCGAGATCGAGGTCTTCGGCTTACCCGAGAAGACTCTCAGACGCCTGCGGACCCTGCCGTTCATCGACACCGTCAACGTCGAGGAGCGGGATCAAAGACAGTTGTTGCTCGCCCATTCTCCGATCGGGTCGGAAGCCGTTCCCGAACTGCTGGCCGCGATGGACGGCGTGCGCGTCGGTAAGGTCGTCGTTCGCGAGCCCACGCTCGAGGACGCATACGTACGCCTCGTGGGAGGTGCGTGA
- a CDS encoding ABC transporter permease: MRTSLAIKYLRAMKSAAVMTFRQNVFDMFIIFGVLIQPLIIATLALWMIGDRVSEAIIFIVVGSGMTGLWTNLLFESGNSITQERWTGTLEMITATPTPVSVIVFGKNLANVTQSLGSMFVCYTLVSWVFGYQVTIEHPLFFVLSLAMTVIAFVCFGLIISPIFLLNPSVQRWQNALEYPVYILAGFLFPIALLPGWTTPFSYLLPPYWAARALHGASSGGASVSDIVFSLMMLLVFSILGLLVSRLLFRVMLRKVREDATIGMQ, from the coding sequence ATGCGCACATCGCTGGCAATCAAGTACCTGCGCGCGATGAAATCCGCAGCGGTGATGACATTTCGCCAGAACGTCTTCGATATGTTCATCATCTTCGGTGTTCTGATTCAGCCCCTGATCATTGCAACCCTCGCGCTGTGGATGATCGGGGATCGCGTGAGTGAGGCTATCATCTTCATCGTCGTCGGCAGCGGCATGACCGGGTTGTGGACCAATCTGCTCTTCGAAAGCGGTAACAGCATTACCCAGGAGCGTTGGACTGGAACGCTGGAAATGATCACTGCCACGCCGACACCTGTATCGGTCATCGTATTTGGTAAGAATCTTGCCAACGTCACCCAATCCCTCGGTTCGATGTTTGTTTGCTACACCCTCGTCTCGTGGGTCTTTGGTTACCAGGTAACCATCGAGCACCCGTTGTTCTTCGTCCTTTCGCTGGCAATGACGGTTATCGCTTTCGTCTGTTTCGGTTTGATCATCTCGCCCATCTTTCTGCTGAATCCCAGTGTACAGCGATGGCAGAATGCACTGGAATACCCGGTGTACATCTTGGCCGGCTTTCTATTTCCGATCGCCCTGCTGCCGGGTTGGACAACGCCTTTCAGCTACCTACTCCCTCCTTACTGGGCGGCACGCGCCCTGCACGGCGCATCCAGCGGCGGTGCGTCCGTATCCGATATCGTATTCTCCCTGATGATGCTTCTCGTCTTCAGCATTCTTGGGCTGCTCGTATCGCGCCTCCTGTTCCGCGTTATGCTGCGCAAAGTGCGCGAAGACGCTACGATTGGCATGCAATGA
- a CDS encoding ABC transporter permease — MRALTIPDWLYDTRSWGVSAMNKLRLNLRLFFQGAYLSYIALFRWLSPANYIATKVVNPLNEILFFVFLGKFATNSSDPTFFVIGNAMHTTALSGIFGVTMSIGGDRWEGTLPYLFGTPANRMTMIVGRAFFHIFDGMLGVFLGFAWGVLLFSLNLSQADPLALIVTILVTTISTSGMGLLLGCFSLITRNTFFINNTMYFLLLLLSGANIPLGSLPPLMRSISDYLPLTRGIAAARSIIAGADLIQVLPALTNELLLGVIYTLLGYVMFRWFETQAKRRGTLEAI, encoded by the coding sequence ATGAGAGCACTCACGATTCCGGATTGGCTATACGATACCCGGTCCTGGGGGGTATCCGCGATGAATAAACTGCGGCTGAACCTGCGGTTGTTCTTTCAAGGCGCCTACCTCTCCTACATCGCGCTCTTCCGCTGGTTGAGTCCGGCCAACTACATCGCCACCAAGGTCGTCAATCCCCTCAACGAGATCCTGTTTTTCGTCTTCCTGGGGAAATTTGCCACCAACAGCAGCGATCCGACTTTCTTCGTGATCGGCAACGCCATGCATACGACGGCCCTCAGCGGTATCTTCGGGGTCACGATGAGCATCGGCGGCGACCGCTGGGAGGGCACGCTGCCCTATCTGTTCGGCACCCCGGCCAATCGCATGACGATGATCGTGGGCCGCGCCTTCTTTCATATTTTCGACGGCATGCTGGGCGTCTTCCTGGGGTTTGCATGGGGCGTCTTGCTCTTCAGCCTGAACCTTTCTCAGGCGGATCCCCTCGCTCTGATCGTCACTATTCTGGTCACCACCATCAGCACCTCGGGGATGGGCTTACTGCTCGGATGTTTCAGCCTGATCACGCGCAATACGTTCTTCATCAACAACACGATGTATTTCCTCTTGTTGTTATTGAGCGGCGCCAACATCCCGTTGGGATCCCTTCCTCCGCTGATGCGCAGCATTTCCGATTACCTTCCCCTAACGCGCGGCATCGCCGCCGCACGCAGCATCATCGCTGGCGCCGACCTGATCCAGGTCCTGCCTGCCTTGACAAACGAACTCTTGTTGGGGGTTATTTACACCCTGCTCGGCTACGTGATGTTCCGCTGGTTCGAAACGCAGGCGAAACGCCGCGGCACGCTGGAAGCCATCTGA
- a CDS encoding site-2 protease family protein — protein PALYWARYILIGMPIPYGGNDVMLHPMAWAGWAGLLVTALNLIPAGQLDGGHVANVLFGRRAIKMWPYIVTALCLLGLVWTGWFIWAVLIFFLGRTYARPYDSITPLDTRRRAIAIFGLILFVLVFIPIPLQIM, from the coding sequence CCGGCATTGTATTGGGCGCGCTACATATTGATCGGCATGCCCATCCCCTATGGCGGCAACGACGTAATGCTGCACCCCATGGCCTGGGCCGGGTGGGCGGGGCTTCTGGTGACGGCGCTCAATCTCATTCCCGCCGGCCAGCTCGATGGCGGTCACGTCGCCAACGTGCTTTTCGGGCGGCGGGCGATCAAGATGTGGCCCTACATCGTGACGGCCTTGTGTCTGCTCGGCCTCGTGTGGACGGGCTGGTTTATATGGGCGGTGCTGATCTTTTTCTTGGGCCGCACCTATGCCCGACCTTACGATTCGATCACCCCGCTGGACACACGCAGGAGAGCGATCGCAATATTCGGCTTGATCCTCTTCGTTTTGGTGTTCATTCCGATCCCACTGCAGATCATGTAG